A genome region from Anastrepha obliqua isolate idAnaObli1 chromosome 4, idAnaObli1_1.0, whole genome shotgun sequence includes the following:
- the LOC129243686 gene encoding uncharacterized protein LOC129243686: MKIIALVCVLFAFIAMAYSASTTWGVQNTTDTIVLNQNIQYPAVRNAAQTLYFNVPASYQSNSKVISAIYLQDQFKNSSGPTNTLVWGGPGWTFATIQMRTQSSYGLNVTFLVYGR, encoded by the exons atgaaaattattgcgtTGGTTTGTGTGCTCTTTGCCTTCATCGCTATGGCCTATTCGGCGAGCACAACCTGGGGCGTACAAAACACCACTGACACTATTGTCCTGAACCAAAATATACAATACCCAGCTGTTCGCAATGCTGCGCAGACGCTGTACTTCAATGTTCCAGCATCG TATCAAAGTAATAGCAAAGTAATCAGCGCTATTTACCTGCAAgatcaatttaaaaatagctCTGGCCCAACAAACACTTTGGTTTGGGGTGGCCCCGGCTGGACTTTCGCTACTATTCAAATGAGAACTCAATCTAGCTATGGTCTCAATGTAACTTTTCTTGTTTATGGcagataa
- the LOC129243688 gene encoding probable salivary secreted peptide has product MCKFLLLICVSIGLSDTVLVEPAKIPESHNVIWGARGSRDVLVKREIVKETFKPLRIVSSDYEFTQKSDRIPYPRTITQIVVTDQYTDGDGGYATLKSGGPGMDFAVVHLKSQRGHGYHFTIDIYGQ; this is encoded by the exons atgtgcaaatttttattgttaatttgcgTCTCTATTGGCCTAAGTGACACAGTGTTAGTCGAACCGGCTAAAATACCAGAAAGTCATAATGTAATTTGGGGTGCCCGTGGCTCACGTGACGTACTCGTGAAGCGTGAAATAGTCAAGGAGACATTCAAGCCTTTGCGCATTGTCTCAAGCGATTATGAGTTCACTCAGAAG TCTGATCGCATACCCTATCCGCGCACCATCACCCAGATTGTTGTCACCGATCAGTATACCGATGGCGACGGCGGATATGCAACACTCAAAAGCGGCGGACCGGGCATGGATTTTGCTGTTGTACACTTAAAAAGTCAGCGTGGTCATGGTTATCATTTTACGATTGACATTTATgggcaatga
- the LOC129244152 gene encoding uncharacterized protein LOC129244152, with protein MKAIYLIFLLVASTFVCASASEQVIGTIASNATILGMTTVQKRFRLGQVVTATYTFTGATTTAVVTGIKISDNKRAGKSPAVAITSGALNSSTVTLTFTSQRGFGINSQVTVYGTA; from the exons ATGAAAGCAATTTACTTGATTTTCCTGCTTGTCGCCAGCACCTTCGTTTGCGCCAGTGCAAGTGAGCAAGTTATTGGTACAATTGCATCAAATGCTACGATTTTGGGCATGACTACAGTACAAAAACGCTTTCGTTTGGGCCAAGTGGTGACGGCTACTTATACTTTTACC GGTGCTACTACTACCGCTGTTGTCACGGGCATCAAGATAAGTGACAACAAGCGTGCGGGGAAGAGTCCTGCTGTCGCAATTACAAGCGGTGCACTAAACTCAAGCACCGTCACGCTGACGTTCACATCACAACGCGGCTTTGGAATTAATAGTCAAGTTACCGTCTATGGCACGGCATAG